One Podospora pseudopauciseta strain CBS 411.78 chromosome 5 map unlocalized CBS411.78m_5, whole genome shotgun sequence DNA window includes the following coding sequences:
- the COG3 gene encoding Golgi transport complex subunit 3 (BUSCO:EOG09261CWO; EggNog:ENOG503NV3Q; COG:U), producing the protein MFEDSWYSFVPDYQQQQRQAQSSGHQRKKSLLQPPNGVDNVDGAGSLPVLFEDQEDTNSPPEPTLSRRAKSYSDFYDIVKAQIGGRPHHKKKKGRRIRHGRTWEALGVSESLAAKLPVEQDAHDAELDKELLEASQQEFLLYHDQLVMTERHLGTLVEDANSALKVLESLSQSFRAVDDQTGSFKAQCDDLLTEQKRLQKLADDVGTDLHYYAYLDNVSRRLNAPGAGRLVEDDAFADILSSLDSCIAFMTKNTTYRDAESYLARYQALLTKALHLLEVGFTNRLNRVSAEISKQILTTGSESARHALAYGRFEETLLESYSLIPNIQTVIRNVYDQNGHPQTTLNWDIYANTANNIFYAYWAVRERDLKPLIQSDLDAFRSEAKESVETAARNFVKQCYERSYNEASLFRKIFAIETQYSTDPKSAFTALKSSHAGSLVTGTNVAPVATNLQSVLHNSDLRTVCNITGWVTNEYLLLDFDEDETPFVAHCRELTARLLTEHLWTFTDALFEAEISKSITKAAVAPDSLKIGPVTNNDSSSNAFPPIKRAIELLVMFDQSMPKERCQRNSPIIFSLLRESISCLHRAEARIRAAPHKGTDPDLFMIKNLLILKNELVTLEIGDIRNVHIGTQSVSGRIREMQHFGQIWDGILKPVGGNLIRGVWERVGSLGGTIGGYIPGSSLLGLGGGGGGGRGNGVKEGGGGKEGEVDVHEQLDDELRRSIVAFTKRWAGVFVDLKVGGGGNKNMGGRNVAKVEREMDEILERAFSGQGEVVQKLREAVRIQVEAGVEEVGRGRGRERGGKK; encoded by the exons ATGTTTGAAGACTCCTGGTACAGCTTTGTACCCGActaccaacaacagcagcgacAGGCGCAAAGCTCAGGCCATCAAAGAAAGAAGTCACTGCTCCAGCCTCCAAAT GGTGTAGACAATGTCGATGGCGCGGGATCGCTCCCAGTTCTTTTCgaagaccaagaagacaCCAATTCCCCACCAGAACCTACCTTGTCACGAAGAGCAAAGTCGTACTCGGATTTCTACGACATCGTCAAGGCCCAAATAGGTGGAAGGCCACAccacaagaagaagaaggggaggaggatacgACATGGCCGAACGTGGGAAGCATTGGGCGTTTCGGAGTCTTTGGCGGCAAAGCTGCCGGTCGAACAGGACGCTCACGATGCCGAGCTGGACAAGGAGCTACTGGAAGCAAGTCAACAGGAATTCCTGTTGTACCACGATCAGCTGGTCATGACCGAACGACACTTGGGCACCCTCGTTGAAGATGCGAATAGTGCTCTCAAGGTTCTCGAATCCCTGAGCCAGTCGTTCCGGGCAGTTGACGACCAAACCGGCTCTTTCAAGGCCCAATGCGACGACCTACTCACAGAGCAGAAACGGTTGCAGAAGCTGGCCGATGATGTTGGCACAGATCTTCACTACTACGCGTATCTGGACAATGTCAGCAGACGACTCAATGCTCCAGGAGCAGGCCGACTTGTGGAGGACGACGCGTTTGCCGATATTTTGTCAAGCCTCGACTCCTGCATAGCTTTCATGACGAAAAACACGACGTACCGAGATGCCGAGTCTTATCTTGCCCGCTATCAGGCCCTGCTCACCAAGGCTCTGCACTTGCTCGAAGTTGGCTTCACCAATCGCCTCAACCGAGTTTCTGCCGAAATTTCCAAACAAATATTGACTACGGGGTCCGAGTCCGCACGGCACGCCCTGGCTTATGGCCGGTTTGAAGAGACATTGCTGGAGTCTTACTCCTTAATACCAAACATCCAGACCGTCATCCGCAACGTCTACGATCAAAACGGCCATCCGCAAACAACACTCAACTGGGACATATATGCCAACACAGCCAACAACATCTTCTACGCCTACTGGGCCGTCAGAGAAAGAGACCTGAAACCACTAATTCAAAGCGACCTCGACGCCTTCCGCTCAGAAGCCAAGGAATCCGTCGAGACCGCGGCCCGTAACTTCGTCAAGCAGTGCTACGAGCGTTCCTACAATGAAGCCTCCCTCTTCCGGAAAATCTTCGCCATCGAGACCCAATACTCAACCGACCCCAAATCTGCCTTCACCGCCCTCAAATCCTCACACGCCGGGTCTTTGGTCACGGGCACAAACGTCGCCCCTGTCGCCACCAACCTCCAGTCTGTTCTCCACAATAGCGACCTGAGAACAGTGTGCAACATAACAGGCTGGGTCACCAACGAGTATCTCCTGTTGGACTTCGACGAGGATGAAACCCCGTTTGTGGCTCACTGCAGGGAGCTCACCGCGCGGCTACTTACTGAGCACCTCTGGACGTTCACCGACGCTCTTTTCGAAGCCGAGATATCCAAATCCATCACCAAGGCAGCCGTCGCCCCAGACTCGCTCAAGATCGGGCCAGTAACCAACAATGACTCCTCCTCGAACGCTTTTCCCCCTATCAAGCGAGCTATTGAGCTGTTGGTCATGTTTGATCAATCCATGCCCAAAGAACGCTGC CAACGCAActcccccatcatcttcagccTGCTCCGGGAGTCCATCTCATGCCTTCACCGCGCCGAGGCCCGCATCCGCGCAGCTCCCCACAAGGGTACCGACCCAGATCTGTTTATGATTAAGAACTTGCTTATCCTCAAGAACGAGCTTGTGACGCTCGAGATTGGCGACATCAGAAACGTGCATATTGGTACGCAGTCGGTCTCGGGGAGGATCAGGGAGATGCAGCATTTTGGGCAGATTTGGGACGGAATATTGAAGCCGGTAGGGGGGAATCTAAtcaggggggtttgggaaaGGGTGGGCAGTTTGGGGGGGACGATTGGGGGGTATATTCCGGGAAGTTCActgctgggtttgggaggaggaggaggaggaggcagagggaaTGGGGtcaaggagggaggagggggtaaagaaggggaggtggatgttCATGAGCAgttggatgatgagctgaggaggagcatTGTTGCTTTTACGAAGAGGTGGGCGGGGGTGTTTGTTGATTTGaaggttggtgggggagggaatAAGAatatgggggggaggaatgtggccaaggtggagagggagatggatgagATTCTGGAGAGGGCGTTTTCGGGgcagggggaggtggtgcagaagttgagggaggcggttAGGATACAGGTTGAggctggggtggaggaggtggggagggggagggggagggagaggggggggaagaagtaG
- a CDS encoding uncharacterized protein (COG:D; COG:Z; EggNog:ENOG503P0DS), with protein MYRTALRQTARTARPSQWVRHSSTGGEAQPRRSIIPLVAGAVLVGAGAGGFWAYQNYSQLSKQQEQVRSPKQAEKAEILREKPRKKAKSREESNELISPQHVQVKHSHDHPGVYAWGSNVGKVAAPDSKESNIKTPRRIPFFDGQILRDLKLERDFGVAVNEKGDLVQWGVGYNRDAPGPEVTLRGKDVTKIAVSRDRVIALSSNGQVYSIPVAKADQAFAENTPNSHSSWSIWSGSPSLTQHYRTLKPANLGWNEQVVDVKSGLEHCLMLTSRGRVFSAASSTEDFPSRGQLGVPGLTWQNRPAGPYDQPHEVGGLRGFKVREIATGDYHSLALDNEGRVFSFGDNTVGQLGFKTDFTATHIDTPSLLPVNQLYAGTNLKPKVTSIAAGGLSSFFTVDATKVQSESGSEVMPASELGRVVAETWACGSGIHGELGTGKWLHVSVAPSKVKALSDLYEYDEATNTVHPIRLNKIAVGSTHVCAVMDNVHDSKGNSKGGPQFGNDVLFWGGNESYQLGTGKRNNTNVPIYIGALDGDSVGAGKMDGELGRNRLQIAPRARVNLLTDKGGKAGKGRQVDVEQRVECGRCVSAVYSAV; from the coding sequence ATGTATCGCACAGCTCTACGACAGACCGCCAGGACAGCAAGGCCTTCGCAATGGGTACGGCATTCGAGTACCGGGGGGGAAGCTCAGCCTCGCCGTTCCATCATCCCTCTCGTCGCTGGAGCTGTCCTTGTGGGAGCTGGCGCTGGTGGTTTCTGGGCTTACCAAAACTACTCCCAACTATCCAAGCAACAAGAACAGGTTCGAAGCCCTAAACAGGCAGAAAAGGCCGAGATTCTCCGTGAGAAACCACGGAAGAAGGCAAAGTCTAGGGAGGAGAGCAATGAACTGATCAGCCCTCAACATGTCCAAGTCAAGCACAGTCATGACCACCCCGGCGTCTATGCTTGGGGTTCCAATGTGGGCAAGGTTGCTGCTCCTGACTCCAAGGAATCCAACATCAAGACACCACGGAGGATTCCCTTCTTTGACGGCCAGATTCTCAGGGATTTGAAGCTGGAACGAGACTTTGGCGTGGCAGTCAACGAGAAGGGCGACCTAGTTCAGTGGGGTGTCGGCTACAACAGAGATGCCCCCGGCCCGGAAGTTACCCTCAGGGGCAAAGATGTCACCAAGATCGCCGTCTCCCGGGACCGTGTCATTGCCCTCTCGTCAAACGGACAAGTCTACTCCATTCCTGTTGCCAAAGCTGACCAGGCCTTTGCCGAAAACACACCAAACTCTCATTCTTCCTGGTCCATTTGGTCCGGCTCCCCCAGCCTCACCCAGCACTACAGGACCCTCAAGCCTGCCAACTTGGGTTGGAACGAACAAGTGGTCGATGTCAAGTCCGGCCTTGAACACTGTCTGATGCTCACCTCCAGAGGTCGCGTCTTCTCGGCCGCCTCTAGCACAGAGGACTTTCCTTCCCGAGGTCAGCTCGGTGTTCCTGGGCTGACGTGGCAAAACCGCCCAGCTGGTCCATATGACCAGCCTCACGAGGTCGGCGGACTGCGCGGTTTCAAGGTCAGGGAGATCGCCACGGGTGACTACCactcccttgcccttgacaACGAAGGGAGGGTCTTTTCCTTTGGTGATAACACCGTTGGCCAGCTTGGCTTCAAGACCGATTTCACAGCTACCCATATTGACACCCCCTCTCTGTTGCCCGTCAACCAGCTCTACGCCGGCACCAACCTCAAGCCCAAGGTTACCTCCATCGCCGCTGGCGGTCTCAGCAGCTTCTTCACCGTTGACGCCACCAAGGTTCAATCAGAGTCTGGGTCGGAAGTCATGCCCGCCTCTGAGCTCGGCAGAGTCGTGGCCGAGACGTGGGCTTGTGGTTCCGGTATCCACGGCGAACTCGGCACAGGCAAATGGCTTCACGTCTCTGTTGCTCCCTCCAAGGTCAAGGCTCTTTCCGATCTCTATGAATACGACGAGGCAACCAATACTGTTCATCCTATTCGTCTCAACAAGATCGCCGTAGGAAGCACACATGTCTGTGCTGTCATGGACAATGTGCATGATTCCAAGGGGAACTCTAAAGGGGGTCCACAGTTTGGGAACGATGTCTTGTTCTGGGGAGGGAACGAGAGCTATCAGTTGGGCACGGGCAAGAGAAATAACACGAACGTGCCGATTTATATTGGGGCGTTGGATGGGGACAGTGTTGGGGCTGGGAAGATGGAtggggagctggggaggaATAGGCTCCAAATTgcgccgagggcgagggtgaatCTGTTGACTGATAAGGGGGGGAAggctgggaaggggaggcaggTGGATGTGGAGCAGAGGGTAGAGTGTGGGAGGTGCGTGAGCGCTGTCTACTCTGCCGTGTAA
- the BGL4_1 gene encoding beta-glucosidase (CAZy:GH3; COG:G; EggNog:ENOG503NVBN), producing the protein MLLSLCFALSEVLNIALFKSAKMRLQTSAGLLPLISLTAALTETPFLGFPSPWISPDPSDTEWQAAYEKAVAFVSQLTLTEKVNLTTGTGWEGDRCIGKTGSVPRLGFEGFCLMDGPLGVRYVDKASAFPAGMNAAATFSKRLIRARGEAMGEEFRGKGVDIQLGPVAGALGRTPQGGRNWEGFSPDPYLTGVAIAETIRGIQSRGVIACAKHYILNEQEHFRGSVDVRIGDKTMHELYLWPFADAVRAGVGSVMCSYNRINGTYACENEWVQNYLLKNELGFRGFAMSDWGAQHSTLGSALSGLDMAMPGDMMGPPSASSPPYGSHWGGALTQAVLKGEVPQWRLDDMVTRIMTSFFRVHVGSYTSRPEPNFSAWTRNTTGPQYKYSNRPWTTVNSHVDVQANHSALIRELAAKSTVILKNTGILPLSKSSLTSLAVIGNDAHDNPNGPNSCPERACINGTVAMGYGSGTTDFPYLISPATALLGLSQEHNITFFNTTSNWDLPTAQSTASNASVAIVFATATSGENFVSIDGNAGDRNNLTLWDNGDALIRAVAAVNPNTIVVLHTSGPVVIDHADKHPNISAILWAGFPGQESGNGLADVLFGDVHPQGRSPFTWGKDLESYGVELLTVAPDPRSPRQEFPEGVFIDYRWFLSEGKGERGRVTYGFGHGVGYTEFEYGDLVVERVGGRGGHEVNKGRTIPAPVMGEVVDIGDVDRWTEPEGFEGWRIPRYVYPWVNATVYNSENGTARSPGIGDFPPEARDGGVQEELPAGGKEGGNEGLYEVLFEVKVDVKNAGTREGVEVVQLYLSPNNPLAPSLLLRGFDDVLLAPNATKTVTFSLTRRDISEWNTEAQNWEILTKYQQTVFVGASSMDLRLNRTLPL; encoded by the exons AtgcttctctctctttgctTTGCCCTTTCTGAGGTTTTGAACATTGCGCTCTTTAAATCAGCAAAGATGCGGCTTCAAACCTCTGCAGGGTTGCTGCCATTGATATCCCTAACCGCAGCCTTGACGGAGACTCCCTTTCTcggcttcccctccccatggATCTCGCCCGACCCATCCGATACCGAATGGCAAGCCGCGTACGAAAAAGCTGTGGCCTTTGTTTCTCAGCTCACCCTCACTGAAAAAGTCAACTTGACAACCGGAACGGGCTGGGAAGGCGACAGATGTATCGGCAAGACCGGCTCGGTCCCAAGAttggggtttgaggggtTTTGTCTGATGGATGGGCCGTTGGGTGTGAGATATG TCGACAAAGCTTCAGCCTTTCCCGCGGGCATGAACGCCGCAGCAACCTTCAGCAAACGCCTCATTCGTGCCCGGGGCGAAGCGATGGGTGAAGAGTTCCGCGGCAAGGGCGTTGATATCCAGCTTGGTCCTGTTGCTGGAGCCCTAGGCAGAACACCGCAGGGAGGGAGAAACTGGGAGGGTTTCTCTCCTGATCCGTACCTGACTGGAGTGGCGATTGCGGAAACGATCAGGGGGATCCAGAGTAGGGGTGTGATTGCCTGTGCTAAGCATTACATTCTTAATGAGCAGGAGCATTTCCGCGGGAGTGTGGATGTGAGGATTGGCGATAAGACGATGCATGAGTTGTACTTGTGGCCGTTCGCGGATGCGGTGAGGGCTGGGGTGGGGAGTGTGATGTGTAGTTATAACAGGATCAACGGGACGTATGCGTGTGAGAATGAGTGGGTGCAGAATTACTTGTTGAAGAATGAGCTGGGGTTTAGGGGGTTTG CGATGTCCGACTGGGGAGCACAACACAGCACCCTTGGCTCGGCCCTCTCGGGGCTCGATATGGCAATGCCAGGTGACATGATGGGTCCCCCTTCcgcctcatcacccccctaCGGCTCGCACTGGGGCGGCGCGCTCACCCAAGCCGTCCTCAAAGGCGAGGTTCCCCAGTGGCGCCTCGATGACATGGTCACCCGGATCATGACCTCCTTTTTCCGCGTCCACGTCGGGAGCTACACCTCCCGCCCAGAACCCAACTTCTCCGCCTGGACCCGAAACACCACTGGCCCCCAATACAAGTACTCCAACCGTCCCTGGACCACCGTCAACTCCCACGTCGATGTCCAAGCCAACCACTCGGCTCTCATCCGTGAACTAGCCGCCAAATCCACCGTCATCCTCAAGAACACCggcatcctccccctttccaaatCCTCACTGACCAGCCTAGCAGTAATAGGCAACGACGCCCACGACAACCCCAACGGACCCAACTCCTGCCCCGAGCGAGCCTGCATCAACGGGACGGTAGCAATGGGATACGGCTCTGGCACGACCGACTTCCCCTATCTAATCTCACCCGCCACGGCCCTGTTGGGCCTCTCCCAGGAGCACAACATAACCtttttcaacaccacctccaactgGGACCTCCCCACCGCTCAatccaccgcctccaacGCTTCCGTCGCCATCGTCTTTGCAACCGCCACCTCGGGGGAGAATTTTGTGTCCATCGATGGGAATGCTGGCGATAGGAACAATCTCACGTTGTGGGACAACGGTGACGCTTTGATCCGCGCCGTGGCGGCTGTCAACCCTAACACCATCGTTGTGTTGCACACCTCGGGCCCTGTCGTCATTGATCACGCGGATAAGCACCCGAATATTTCAGCTATCCTCTGGGCCGGGTTTCCCGGTCAGGAATCTGGGAACGGGCTGGCGGATGTTTTGTTTGGTGATGTCCACCCACAAGGCCGCAGCCCGTTTACCTGGGGTAAGGACTTGGAGTCGTACGGGGTTGAGTTGTTGACGGTGGCGCCTGATCCGAGGAGTCCGAGGCAGGAGTTTCCGGAGGGGGTGTTTATTGACTATAGGTGGTTTTTGAgcgaggggaagggggagagggggagggttaCGTATGGGTTTGGGCACGGGGTTGGGTACACGGAGTTTGAGTATGGGGATTTGGTTGTCGAgagggttggtgggaggggggggcacGAGGTGAATAAGGGGAGGACGATACCGGCgccggtgatgggggaggttgttgatatAGGGGATGTGGATCGGTGGACTGAGCCggaggggtttgaggggtggaggattcCGAGGTATGTTTACCCTTGGGTCAATGCGACTGTATATAACAGTGAGAATGGCACCGCGCGATCACCTGGCATTGGTGACTTCCCGCCGGAGGCtagggatgggggggtgcaAGAGGAGCTACCGGCCGGTGGGAAGGAGGGTGGCAATGAGGGGTTGTATGAGGTTTTGTTTGAGGTGAAGGTGGATGTGAAGAATGCAgggacgagggagggggtggaggttgttcAGTTG TACCTCTCACCCAACAACCCTCTCGCCCcgtctctcctcctccgcggCTTTGACgacgtcctcctcgcccccaacgccaccaaaaccgtcaccttctccctcacccgTCGTGACATTAGCGAGTGGAACACCGAAGCCCAGAACTGGGAGATTCTCACCAAGTATCAGCAGACCGTCTTTGTCGGGGCGAGCTCGATGGATTTGAGGTTGAACAGGACACTGCCCCTTTGA